A genome region from Gossypium hirsutum isolate 1008001.06 chromosome A04, Gossypium_hirsutum_v2.1, whole genome shotgun sequence includes the following:
- the LOC121228132 gene encoding NAC domain-containing protein 90 isoform X1, which yields MEDIAPGFRFYPTEEELVSFYLHHKLEMEREDLNRLMDRVIPIVNIYEFNPWDLPQFSVYLCHKDPEQWFFFIPRQESEARGGKPKRRTTTGYWKATGSPGFVYCSGNRPIGVKRTMVFYKGRAPNGIKTEWKMNEYKAIEQGASSISATPTLRHEFSLCRVYKKSKCLRSFDRRPPVGGVQIIKPNAAAHQCEATAGEAASGYHKSQQMAGSPESSSSEDHGNPSQTGASNDSSATVFNYDELFWNLDGFWESQIL from the exons ATGGAGGATATCGCACCTGGTTTTCGGTTCTACCCGACTGAAGAAGAGTTGGTTTCATTTTATCTTCATCACAAGCTAGAAATGGAGAGGGAGGATTTGAACCGTCTTATGGATCGGGTTATACCCATTGTCAACATTTATGAGTTTAATCCTTGGGATCTTCCAC AATTTTCAGTGTACCTATGCCATAAGGATCCAGAACAATGGTTCTTCTTCATTCCACGGCAGGAGAGTGAAGCTCGGGGAGGAAAGCCAAAGCGGCGAACAACAACTGGGTACTGGAAGGCAACTGGCTCACCTGGTTTTGTTTATTGCTCCGGTAATCGCCCTATAGGCGTTAAAAGAACCATGGTTTTCTACAAGGGAAGAGCTCCCAATGGAATAAAGACTGAGTGGAAAATGAACGAATATAAAGCCATTGAACAAGGAGCTTCATCTATTTCTGCAACTCCAACT TTAAGGCATGAATTCAGCTTGTGCCGGGTATACAAAAAGTCGAAATGCTTGCGGTCATTTGACAGGCGGCCTCCAGTAGGAGGAGTGCAGATAATTAAGCCAAATGCAGCAGCTCATCAATGTGAAGCAACTGCTGGAGAAGCAGCTTCTGGTTATCATAAGAGCCAACAAATGGCGGGCTCACCCGAAAGTTCATCTTCAGAAGATCACGGGAACCCCTCTCAAACTGGAGCAAGTAATGACTCATCAGCAACTGTTTTTAATTATGATGAATTGTTCTGGAATCTTGATGGCTTCTGGGAGTCCCAGATTCTTTGA
- the LOC121228132 gene encoding NAC domain-containing protein 90 isoform X2, which yields MEDIAPGFRFYPTEEELVSFYLHHKLEMEREDLNRLMDRVIPIVNIYEFNPWDLPLYLCHKDPEQWFFFIPRQESEARGGKPKRRTTTGYWKATGSPGFVYCSGNRPIGVKRTMVFYKGRAPNGIKTEWKMNEYKAIEQGASSISATPTLRHEFSLCRVYKKSKCLRSFDRRPPVGGVQIIKPNAAAHQCEATAGEAASGYHKSQQMAGSPESSSSEDHGNPSQTGASNDSSATVFNYDELFWNLDGFWESQIL from the exons ATGGAGGATATCGCACCTGGTTTTCGGTTCTACCCGACTGAAGAAGAGTTGGTTTCATTTTATCTTCATCACAAGCTAGAAATGGAGAGGGAGGATTTGAACCGTCTTATGGATCGGGTTATACCCATTGTCAACATTTATGAGTTTAATCCTTGGGATCTTCCAC TGTACCTATGCCATAAGGATCCAGAACAATGGTTCTTCTTCATTCCACGGCAGGAGAGTGAAGCTCGGGGAGGAAAGCCAAAGCGGCGAACAACAACTGGGTACTGGAAGGCAACTGGCTCACCTGGTTTTGTTTATTGCTCCGGTAATCGCCCTATAGGCGTTAAAAGAACCATGGTTTTCTACAAGGGAAGAGCTCCCAATGGAATAAAGACTGAGTGGAAAATGAACGAATATAAAGCCATTGAACAAGGAGCTTCATCTATTTCTGCAACTCCAACT TTAAGGCATGAATTCAGCTTGTGCCGGGTATACAAAAAGTCGAAATGCTTGCGGTCATTTGACAGGCGGCCTCCAGTAGGAGGAGTGCAGATAATTAAGCCAAATGCAGCAGCTCATCAATGTGAAGCAACTGCTGGAGAAGCAGCTTCTGGTTATCATAAGAGCCAACAAATGGCGGGCTCACCCGAAAGTTCATCTTCAGAAGATCACGGGAACCCCTCTCAAACTGGAGCAAGTAATGACTCATCAGCAACTGTTTTTAATTATGATGAATTGTTCTGGAATCTTGATGGCTTCTGGGAGTCCCAGATTCTTTGA